Genomic segment of Rhodococcus sp. W8901:
GGCGGTGTCCTCGTCGACCTCGATGAAGACGGTCTTCGGGGCGGTGAGGTTCTGCTCTGCCCAGTCTGCGGAGACCAGGACGTCGGAGCGAGCCATGGGTTGTCCTTTCGGTGTGGGAACGGCGTGTGTGGAGCGTGGGAGTGCTGTGCGGTTGAGGGCCCGCACGGGTGGAGCGAAGTACTGCGGCTCAGGCCGCGCTGGGGGTCGCGCCGCCGCGCAGGCGGTTGGCGAGCGGGTAGATCTGGCAGCCGAGGCAGATCCCGAACGCGGCGTTGAGCAGGGCCGCGAACAGCGCGAAGCCGGTGGCGATTCCGCCGACGAGGCCGGCGCCGAGCAGGAACGCGACGGTGCCGACGGCCGCGAAGACCAGACCGACGAGCTGCGCGAACCGCAACGGTGCGACGGACTCGCGTTCGACGGTGGGGCTCAGACGCGGCGCGACCAGCGTCGCGAAGAGCCGCCCGTACGGGCTGCGACGCGGGCCGGCGACGGCACCGATCGCGAACACGACCGCCTGTGCTGCCAGCAGCAGGCCGGCGGCGAGGGTCGAGACGGTCGACAGCACCAGCGCCGCGACGAGGACAGCGGTGGTGATCCATGCGGCAAAGCGTGGACCGCGGACGTCGACCTGCTGGTTCTGGAGTGTGGGAGTGGACATCTGGGTGTGCTCCTGCGGGCTACCGAGTGCTGACATGCCGACGTGGGAACGCGGCAGGGACCGGATTTCGGGGTTTCACCGATCACGGACGGGTCCGTCAGCGAGAACGCTGGGAAGAAAGATCGACCGTCTGCGTGATCAACAGCAGGGACAGCAACAACCACCGAGGCGGCACAGATCGACTGCGCGGCGACGGGTGAGCATCAGCTCATGGTTGGCGTACACGTGGTGCAGCGTACCCGGTTTCTCAGGAAATTGAATCCCCGGATGTGAGGAGGGTCTCGATCGACGACTGGAGGTCCGTGGCCGACGGCACACCGGAAATTCGGAAGCGCTCGACCAGTGCTCCGTCGAGAATGAACGTCGTCGG
This window contains:
- a CDS encoding DUF4395 domain-containing protein produces the protein MSTPTLQNQQVDVRGPRFAAWITTAVLVAALVLSTVSTLAAGLLLAAQAVVFAIGAVAGPRRSPYGRLFATLVAPRLSPTVERESVAPLRFAQLVGLVFAAVGTVAFLLGAGLVGGIATGFALFAALLNAAFGICLGCQIYPLANRLRGGATPSAA
- a CDS encoding putative leader peptide, producing the protein MCRRPRTSSRRSRPSSHPGIQFPEKPGTLHHVYANHELMLTRRRAVDLCRLGGCCCPCC